One genomic segment of Gammaproteobacteria bacterium includes these proteins:
- a CDS encoding SPOR domain-containing protein, translating to MESNRTKQRIVGAVIMLSIAVIVLPMILSESGEKKITGSNIPEKPDYLIKTEIIPLEIKALPNPDDTVQRRVIQEAHNSEQVAAEEPTTAATLEDIIMPSDIKPVAEPQPVTPPLPEPQIAHQAERPAAVSGWVVQVGSFSSQSNALALRDKLRGHGFSAFVERAEGPETVYRVRVGPEIKKEQAHVVKERLQEKLALDGLVIRHR from the coding sequence ATGGAAAGTAATCGTACCAAGCAGCGTATCGTTGGCGCTGTTATTATGCTCTCGATTGCAGTGATTGTACTGCCGATGATTCTTAGCGAAAGCGGCGAGAAAAAAATTACCGGCAGTAATATCCCTGAAAAACCGGATTACCTGATAAAGACTGAAATTATACCGCTGGAAATTAAAGCGCTGCCAAACCCGGATGATACGGTGCAGCGCCGGGTTATTCAGGAGGCTCATAATAGCGAGCAGGTGGCAGCAGAAGAGCCGACCACAGCCGCAACACTTGAAGATATCATTATGCCATCGGATATCAAGCCGGTAGCCGAGCCACAACCCGTCACTCCACCCCTTCCTGAGCCACAAATAGCTCATCAAGCTGAGAGACCAGCGGCCGTTTCCGGCTGGGTTGTGCAGGTGGGTAGTTTTTCTAGTCAATCTAACGCGCTGGCACTGCGAGATAAATTGCGTGGTCATGGTTTCAGCGCCTTTGTTGAGCGCGCTGAGGGGCCAGAGACTGTTTATCGGGTAAGGGTCGGGCCAGAGATAAAAAAAGAACAAGCGCACGTGGTTAAAGAGAGGCTTCAAGAGAAGTTGGCACTGGATGGTTTAGTAATCCGCCATCGTTGA
- the trpA gene encoding tryptophan synthase subunit alpha, protein MSRIAATFERLKNSNRKALIPYITAGDYTPELTVPLMHAMVESGANIIELGVPFSDPMADGPVIQKAAERALEHNVSLRDVFEMVKAFRKQDKTTPVILMGYLNPIEAMGYAAFASAAATAGVDGVLTVDMPPEEGGECISLLKAQGVDPIFLIAPTTTTTRIASLVSNASGFVYYVSLKGVTGAGHLDVAGAAEKLKSIRQMTDLPLGVGFGIRDAETAVAIGKEADAIIVGSAIVKKIEEGAGNPALITANIVAMLSSIRGALDTL, encoded by the coding sequence ATGAGTCGTATTGCTGCAACCTTTGAGCGATTAAAAAACAGTAACCGCAAGGCGTTGATACCCTATATCACTGCAGGCGATTACACGCCTGAACTCACCGTACCACTCATGCATGCAATGGTTGAGTCGGGGGCGAATATTATTGAGCTAGGCGTGCCTTTCTCTGACCCCATGGCGGATGGCCCGGTGATTCAAAAGGCAGCTGAACGGGCACTAGAACATAACGTTTCACTGCGTGATGTGTTTGAAATGGTTAAAGCGTTCCGTAAGCAGGATAAGACAACCCCGGTGATATTAATGGGTTATCTCAACCCGATCGAGGCGATGGGTTATGCAGCGTTTGCCTCGGCGGCGGCAACGGCGGGTGTGGATGGTGTACTAACGGTCGATATGCCACCTGAAGAGGGTGGTGAGTGCATATCGTTACTCAAGGCGCAGGGTGTTGATCCCATCTTCCTGATTGCCCCGACCACCACCACTACACGTATTGCCTCGCTGGTTTCAAATGCCAGTGGCTTTGTCTATTATGTCTCTTTGAAGGGCGTGACAGGTGCCGGGCACCTGGATGTCGCAGGGGCGGCTGAAAAGCTTAAGAGCATCCGGCAGATGACTGATTTACCGCTGGGTGTTGGATTTGGTATTAGAGATGCTGAAACAGCCGTTGCCATTGGCAAAGAGGCGGATGCGATTATTGTCGGCAGTGCTATTGTGAAGAAAATTGAAGAGGGTGCCGGTAATCCGGCATTGATCACTGCCAATATCGTGGCGATGCTCTCCAGTATTCGCGGTGCACTTGATACGTTATAG
- a CDS encoding CvpA family protein, protein MIWIDIAILVVLGISVTISLVRGFVRESLSLAGLVAAVAASFYLSQPASQLLEGIVETPSLRLMIAVVVLFVVTLFAVAILNFFVVKLVKVTGLSGTDRMIGVIFGTLRGILVVTVLVVLASMTTLPEDPWWQQSVFLTYFEQLAFISKDYLPSDIAQYIHYN, encoded by the coding sequence ATGATTTGGATTGATATTGCAATATTGGTAGTGCTGGGGATCTCTGTCACTATCAGCCTTGTTCGTGGCTTCGTTCGTGAGTCACTCTCACTGGCGGGCCTGGTTGCGGCGGTTGCCGCCAGTTTTTATCTGTCACAGCCTGCTTCACAGCTGCTGGAAGGTATTGTCGAAACCCCATCATTGCGCCTGATGATTGCGGTTGTGGTGTTATTTGTTGTGACGCTGTTTGCGGTGGCGATACTCAACTTCTTTGTTGTTAAGTTAGTTAAAGTCACCGGCTTGAGTGGTACTGACCGTATGATCGGGGTGATTTTTGGTACGCTGCGCGGTATTTTAGTGGTGACTGTGCTGGTGGTGCTGGCCAGTATGACAACACTGCCCGAAGATCCCTGGTGGCAACAGTCTGTTTTTCTAACCTATTTTGAGCAACTGGCGTTTATATCCAAAGATTATCTGCCCAGTGATATTGCACAATATATCCACTATAACTAG
- the truA gene encoding tRNA pseudouridine(38-40) synthase TruA: MRYAARIEYDGREFCGWQRQKHSPSVQENVERALSSVANHPIEIACAGRTDAGVHGVGQIVHFDSDAERTIRSWVMGGNANLPKSISIVWLQPVSDGFHARFSALSRHYRYVICNRDVRPSFLAWRTTWEYRPLDVALMQQAAQQLVGEHDFSSYRAMACQAKSPIRTVHKVEVSRQNEMVFIDVEANAFLHHMVRNIAGVLMTIGCGEQPPRWADEVLAHKDRRMGGVTAHPSGLYFMGVKYPDEFEIPTVKNSSLVW, translated from the coding sequence ATGAGATATGCGGCTCGAATTGAGTATGATGGGCGTGAATTTTGCGGTTGGCAGCGGCAAAAGCACTCCCCTAGTGTGCAGGAAAATGTAGAAAGGGCACTCTCCAGCGTTGCTAACCACCCAATAGAGATTGCTTGTGCGGGGCGGACCGATGCCGGAGTGCATGGTGTCGGCCAGATTGTCCATTTTGACAGTGATGCAGAACGCACTATTCGATCCTGGGTGATGGGTGGGAATGCTAATTTACCCAAATCGATCTCTATTGTCTGGCTGCAGCCGGTAAGTGATGGATTTCATGCGCGCTTCTCTGCCTTGAGTCGGCATTATCGTTACGTTATTTGTAATCGGGATGTGCGCCCTAGTTTTTTGGCTTGGCGCACGACCTGGGAGTATCGCCCGCTTGATGTGGCGCTGATGCAGCAGGCGGCCCAGCAGCTGGTGGGTGAGCATGACTTCTCCTCATATCGAGCGATGGCATGCCAGGCAAAAAGCCCTATACGAACGGTACACAAGGTCGAGGTATCGCGGCAGAATGAGATGGTTTTTATCGATGTAGAAGCCAATGCTTTTTTACATCATATGGTGCGCAACATCGCCGGTGTATTGATGACTATCGGCTGCGGCGAGCAGCCACCCCGCTGGGCAGATGAAGTGTTAGCACATAAAGATCGCCGTATGGGAGGTGTGACCGCACACCCTTCCGGCCTCTACTTTATGGGTGTAAAGTACCCGGATGAATTTGAAATACCCACAGTGAAAAATAGCTCGCTGGTTTGGTAG
- the trpB gene encoding tryptophan synthase subunit beta — MSDCVKSWAELPDLPDSKGHFGVYGGLFVAETLMAALDELRIAYEKYQHDPEFAKELDKDFQDYVGRPSPLYHAERWSQQLGGAQIYLKREDLNHTGAHKINNTVGQALLAKRMGKTRIIAETGAGQHGVATATVAARLGLECVVYMGAVDVARQAQNVYRMKLLGATVIPVESGTKTLKDALNEAMRDWVTHIDDTFYIIGTVAGPHPYPAMVRDFQSIIGREAREQCIEKTGRLPDALVACVGGGSNAMGLFYPFMRDDSVEMYGVEAAGDGLETGRHAAPLCAGVPGVLHGNRTYLMEDENGQISHTHSISAGLDYPGVGPEHAWLKDVGRANYVAISDDEAMAAFYALTQIEGILPALESSHALAYAMKLAKTMSKDQNIIVNLSGRGDKDIHTVATRDGIEF, encoded by the coding sequence GTGTCTGATTGTGTAAAGAGCTGGGCTGAGTTGCCTGATCTACCGGATAGCAAAGGCCACTTTGGTGTGTATGGTGGCCTGTTTGTCGCTGAAACCTTAATGGCGGCACTGGATGAGTTGCGTATTGCGTATGAAAAGTACCAACACGACCCTGAATTCGCTAAAGAGCTGGATAAGGATTTTCAGGACTATGTCGGTCGTCCCTCGCCGCTCTACCACGCAGAACGGTGGTCTCAGCAGCTGGGCGGTGCGCAGATCTATCTTAAGCGTGAAGACCTCAATCACACCGGAGCCCACAAGATAAATAATACGGTTGGCCAGGCACTACTGGCCAAGCGTATGGGGAAAACCCGTATTATTGCCGAGACAGGAGCCGGGCAACATGGCGTGGCGACTGCGACGGTGGCCGCTCGTCTGGGGCTTGAGTGCGTGGTCTATATGGGTGCTGTTGATGTAGCGCGCCAGGCACAGAATGTCTACCGCATGAAGCTGCTGGGCGCAACGGTCATTCCCGTTGAGTCAGGCACGAAAACATTGAAAGATGCTTTAAATGAGGCGATGCGTGATTGGGTGACCCACATTGACGATACCTTCTACATCATTGGTACCGTGGCAGGGCCTCACCCTTACCCCGCCATGGTGCGCGATTTTCAGTCTATTATTGGCCGTGAAGCGCGTGAGCAGTGTATTGAAAAAACCGGTCGCCTACCGGATGCGCTGGTTGCTTGTGTTGGGGGTGGTTCCAACGCAATGGGGCTGTTTTACCCCTTTATGCGAGATGATAGTGTCGAAATGTATGGGGTTGAGGCGGCAGGTGATGGCTTGGAAACCGGTCGTCACGCCGCACCACTTTGTGCGGGGGTGCCGGGGGTGTTGCACGGTAACCGCACTTACCTGATGGAAGATGAAAATGGTCAGATATCCCACACGCATTCGATCTCTGCCGGTCTGGATTATCCGGGAGTTGGCCCTGAACACGCTTGGTTGAAGGATGTTGGGCGAGCCAACTATGTAGCGATCAGTGATGATGAGGCGATGGCGGCATTTTATGCCTTGACCCAAATTGAAGGTATCTTGCCCGCACTGGAGTCCAGTCATGCACTGGCTTATGCCATGAAACTGGCAAAAACCATGTCAAAAGATCAAAACATTATCGTCAACCTCTCCGGGCGCGGCGATAAAGATATCCACACTGTCGCAACCCGCGACGGCATCGAATTTTAA
- the folC gene encoding bifunctional tetrahydrofolate synthase/dihydrofolate synthase, whose amino-acid sequence MRFETLPQWLAWQEQLHPNEIELGLERVSQVYQRLCGDHPIHRVITVGGTNGKGSSVAMLDAILRAAGYLVGNYTSPHLLKYNERIKLHGHEVDDQTLCDAFERVDQARGEISLSYFEFGTLAALDIFSRTVLDVVILEVGLGGRLDAVNIIDADIALITNIGIDHEEWLGSDLESIGFEKAGIMRAARPVVFSSANPPNSLRAHANKIGAQLYTLGQSYQYETTDSGWRWQSPHRKRESLPMPAMRGEFQLKNAAGVLMVLESLNQQLPVAQAALRVGLLDAQVAGHFQVILTPLRHILDVAHNPHAVEQLKINLQNIECLGKTHAVFAMMGDKAIDEVIQIIHPLIDEWYIGNLALPRAATTAQLLPLMEEQGVQRIHQFVTLEQAYQHALKDAGPADQIVVFGSFFTLAVVLNKMKANKRITSSNGK is encoded by the coding sequence ATGCGATTTGAAACACTTCCACAATGGCTGGCATGGCAAGAGCAACTCCATCCCAACGAGATTGAGTTGGGTCTTGAGCGCGTTAGCCAAGTCTATCAACGGCTTTGTGGTGACCACCCAATACATCGGGTTATTACCGTGGGTGGAACCAACGGTAAAGGGTCATCTGTTGCCATGCTTGATGCCATTTTACGGGCCGCGGGTTATCTTGTTGGCAACTACACCTCACCCCACCTGCTGAAATACAACGAACGCATAAAACTCCATGGCCATGAAGTTGATGATCAAACACTCTGTGATGCTTTCGAACGGGTTGATCAGGCGCGGGGGGAAATCTCCCTGAGCTATTTTGAGTTTGGCACATTGGCGGCATTGGATATCTTCAGTCGTACAGTGCTGGATGTGGTCATTCTTGAAGTGGGGCTGGGTGGTCGCCTTGATGCGGTTAATATTATCGATGCGGATATCGCCTTGATTACCAATATCGGTATTGACCATGAGGAGTGGCTGGGTTCAGACCTTGAAAGCATCGGCTTTGAGAAAGCGGGTATTATGCGAGCGGCCCGACCCGTGGTATTTTCAAGTGCCAACCCGCCCAATTCGCTGCGAGCACATGCCAATAAAATAGGCGCGCAGCTCTACACCCTTGGACAGAGCTACCAATATGAAACGACCGACTCAGGTTGGCGCTGGCAATCACCCCATCGCAAGCGAGAGAGCTTACCTATGCCTGCCATGCGGGGTGAGTTCCAGCTGAAAAATGCCGCTGGCGTATTGATGGTGCTGGAGTCTCTTAATCAACAACTGCCAGTTGCCCAAGCTGCGCTGCGTGTAGGTCTGCTTGATGCTCAGGTCGCGGGGCACTTTCAGGTTATTTTGACACCACTACGCCATATTCTTGATGTGGCACATAATCCCCATGCCGTTGAACAGCTCAAAATAAATCTACAAAACATTGAATGCCTAGGTAAAACCCACGCAGTGTTTGCGATGATGGGTGACAAGGCGATTGATGAGGTTATTCAGATTATTCACCCATTAATTGATGAGTGGTATATTGGTAATTTGGCGCTGCCTCGTGCCGCAACAACTGCGCAGCTCCTCCCACTAATGGAAGAGCAGGGTGTTCAACGCATTCATCAGTTTGTAACGCTCGAGCAAGCTTATCAACACGCGTTAAAGGATGCAGGGCCCGCTGACCAGATTGTCGTGTTTGGTTCATTTTTTACCCTTGCCGTGGTTTTGAACAAGATGAAGGCTAACAAAAGGATAACAAGCAGCAATGGAAAGTAA
- the accD gene encoding acetyl-CoA carboxylase, carboxyltransferase subunit beta has translation MSWLKNLIPSKIRTESGGKKGIPEGVWVKCGECDDVLYRPELERSLNVCPKCDHHMRLTGRKRLEVFLDEAGREEIAADMSPVDVLKFKDSKKYKDRISQYQKSSGEKDAMIVMQGTLKGLPVVSAAFDFSFMGGSMGSVVGEKFTRAANIALEKNIPFVCFSASGGARMQEALFSLMQMAKTSAVLAKMREQGTPFVSVMTDPTMGGVSASFAMLGDLNVAEPKALIGFAGPRVIEQTVRQTLPEGFQRSEFLLEHGGLDMIIHRHQLRDRLANALSLLTNYSEPS, from the coding sequence ATGAGTTGGTTGAAGAATCTTATACCTTCTAAAATTCGTACTGAATCAGGTGGTAAAAAAGGCATTCCGGAAGGGGTTTGGGTTAAATGTGGTGAGTGTGATGATGTGCTCTACCGCCCGGAGCTGGAGCGCAGCCTGAATGTCTGCCCCAAGTGTGACCATCACATGCGCTTGACCGGTCGTAAGCGTCTTGAGGTTTTTTTAGATGAAGCGGGGCGTGAAGAGATCGCCGCTGATATGTCTCCTGTGGATGTTTTGAAGTTTAAAGACAGTAAAAAATACAAGGATCGCATTAGTCAGTATCAAAAATCATCGGGTGAAAAGGATGCGATGATTGTCATGCAGGGCACCCTGAAAGGGCTTCCCGTTGTATCCGCTGCTTTTGACTTCTCCTTTATGGGGGGGTCAATGGGTTCGGTGGTCGGTGAAAAATTTACCCGTGCTGCCAACATTGCGCTGGAAAAAAATATTCCTTTTGTCTGCTTTTCTGCATCAGGGGGAGCGCGAATGCAAGAGGCACTCTTCTCCTTAATGCAAATGGCGAAAACATCAGCGGTATTGGCGAAAATGCGTGAACAAGGCACCCCTTTTGTTTCAGTAATGACCGACCCGACCATGGGCGGTGTATCGGCCAGTTTTGCCATGCTGGGCGATCTAAATGTTGCTGAACCAAAAGCACTTATCGGCTTTGCTGGGCCACGCGTTATTGAGCAGACCGTGCGCCAGACACTACCGGAAGGTTTTCAACGCAGTGAATTCTTGTTGGAGCACGGAGGGCTGGATATGATCATTCATCGCCACCAGCTGCGTGATCGCCTTGCCAACGCCCTCTCGCTACTGACGAACTACTCAGAGCCTTCTTAA
- a CDS encoding phosphoribosylanthranilate isomerase has translation MTTRVKICGITRIEDALTAAALGADAIGLVFYAPSPRAVGIQQAANIVAALPPFVSSVGLFVDADKAFVEDVIQRLSIDLLQFHGEESAEYCEQFDKPYMKAVRMREGLSLESWVLHYENAKALLLDSYQPGIPGGTGTTFDWGRIPDKMQKPIVLAGGLNAANVAGAIEQASPYAVDVSGGVEVSKGIKDAAKIAAFINEVKRV, from the coding sequence ATGACAACTCGCGTTAAAATATGCGGCATTACTCGCATTGAAGATGCCCTGACAGCGGCAGCGTTAGGTGCCGATGCCATTGGCTTGGTGTTTTATGCCCCTAGCCCCCGTGCAGTCGGTATTCAGCAAGCGGCAAATATCGTCGCAGCACTGCCACCCTTTGTCAGCAGTGTGGGGTTATTTGTTGATGCGGATAAAGCTTTTGTAGAGGATGTTATACAAAGGCTATCAATCGATCTATTGCAGTTTCATGGTGAAGAGTCTGCCGAATATTGCGAGCAGTTTGACAAGCCTTACATGAAAGCCGTTCGGATGCGTGAGGGGCTCTCCCTTGAGTCATGGGTGTTGCACTATGAAAACGCCAAAGCACTGTTGCTGGATAGTTATCAACCCGGCATACCCGGCGGTACCGGAACCACCTTTGACTGGGGACGTATTCCCGATAAAATGCAAAAACCAATTGTTTTGGCAGGCGGTCTGAATGCCGCTAATGTTGCGGGTGCTATTGAGCAAGCCTCTCCCTATGCCGTCGATGTGAGTGGCGGGGTTGAGGTGAGTAAAGGAATCAAAGACGCTGCAAAAATTGCAGCCTTTATCAACGAGGTAAAACGTGTCTGA
- the purF gene encoding amidophosphoribosyltransferase, giving the protein MCGIIGIVGQGNVNQLIYDGLTVLQHRGQDAAGMVTCDEGHFNLRKSNGLVRDVFHTRHMLRLTGNMGIGHVRYPTAGSFSSAEAQPFYVNSPYGIALAHNGNLTNADQLKDDIFREDLRHINTSSDSEILLNVFAHELQRQGKLSIDHNDVFEAVAGVHRRCQGGYAAVAIIPNYGIVGFRDPSGIRPAIFGQRKKGEGSEYIIASESVAIDSLDFEVIRDLAPGEAVFISLEGQMYTKQCARNPQYSPCIFEHVYFARPDSIIDGISVYKARLRMGDLLANKIMRVLPEHDIDVVIPIPDTSRTTALQLANKMGIKYREGFIKNRYIGRTFIMPGQSQRAKSVRQKLNAIGLEFKDKVVLLVDDSIVRGTTSKQIIQMAREAGARKVYFASAAPPVRHANVYGIDMPSVKELIGHGRDDDGICKEIGADWLVYQDIEDLIESVRQGNPTIKRFDISCFNGEYVTGDITPEYLQALEDRRNDVAKKKTEAADNAVLGMHNND; this is encoded by the coding sequence ATGTGCGGGATTATCGGTATTGTTGGTCAAGGAAATGTTAATCAATTGATCTATGATGGGTTGACGGTACTACAGCACCGTGGGCAGGATGCTGCAGGGATGGTGACCTGCGATGAGGGTCACTTCAACCTACGAAAGTCCAACGGTCTGGTTCGTGATGTCTTTCATACCCGCCATATGCTACGCCTGACGGGTAATATGGGAATAGGGCATGTGCGTTACCCAACGGCTGGCAGCTTTTCCAGTGCCGAGGCGCAGCCATTTTATGTTAACTCTCCTTACGGTATTGCGTTGGCACACAACGGTAACCTTACCAACGCAGACCAATTAAAAGATGATATATTTCGAGAAGACCTGCGCCATATCAATACCAGCTCCGACTCCGAGATTTTGCTGAATGTGTTCGCCCACGAGCTACAGCGTCAAGGTAAGTTGAGTATTGACCATAACGATGTTTTTGAAGCCGTTGCCGGTGTTCATCGCCGTTGCCAAGGGGGCTATGCTGCGGTAGCGATCATCCCGAACTACGGTATCGTCGGGTTTCGGGATCCATCCGGTATACGCCCCGCCATTTTTGGTCAACGTAAAAAAGGCGAGGGGAGTGAATATATTATCGCCTCTGAAAGTGTCGCGATTGACTCTTTAGACTTTGAAGTTATCCGTGACCTGGCACCCGGAGAGGCTGTTTTTATTAGCCTAGAGGGGCAGATGTATACCAAGCAGTGTGCACGCAATCCCCAATATTCCCCCTGTATTTTTGAGCATGTCTACTTTGCACGTCCTGATTCAATTATTGATGGCATTTCAGTCTATAAAGCGCGCCTGCGTATGGGTGACCTGCTGGCCAACAAAATCATGCGGGTGCTCCCCGAGCATGATATTGACGTGGTCATTCCCATTCCGGATACCAGCCGCACCACCGCGCTCCAGCTTGCAAACAAGATGGGGATAAAGTACCGCGAAGGCTTTATTAAAAACCGCTATATTGGTCGAACATTCATCATGCCGGGGCAGAGCCAGCGAGCTAAATCGGTGCGTCAAAAGCTCAATGCCATCGGTCTGGAGTTTAAAGATAAGGTGGTGCTGCTGGTAGACGACTCCATCGTGCGGGGCACCACTTCCAAACAGATTATTCAGATGGCCCGTGAGGCGGGTGCCCGTAAAGTTTATTTTGCCTCCGCAGCGCCCCCGGTTCGCCATGCTAATGTTTATGGTATCGACATGCCCAGTGTTAAGGAGTTGATAGGGCACGGTCGTGATGATGATGGAATTTGTAAAGAGATTGGTGCCGATTGGTTGGTGTATCAGGATATTGAAGACCTTATCGAATCTGTGCGCCAGGGAAATCCAACCATCAAACGCTTCGATATCTCCTGCTTTAATGGTGAATATGTAACAGGGGATATCACACCGGAATATTTACAAGCACTGGAAGATCGTCGTAATGATGTCGCCAAAAAGAAAACTGAAGCGGCCGATAATGCGGTGCTAGGGATGCATAATAACGACTGA